TTATTTGTTTTATTGATGTTGACAATTCCGATTTTCTTAATCCGTTAAATATGACGGAAACGATTTTAACTTATTGTAAAAAAACAAATCAAAATAAACCGCAGAATAAAGCTGAATTTATAAGAGCAGTGCTTGAAAGTTTGGCAATAAAATATAGAATAATTCTTGAAAACATTTCGGAAATTTCTCAAAAGAAAATTAATCTATTGAATATTGTAGGCGGCGGTTCACAAAATGAACTGCTAAATCAATTTACATCAGACTGCACCGGCTTAAGAGTTATTGCCGGACCTGTTGAAGCAACTGCCTTTGGAAATATTTTAGTTCAGGCAATAGCAAGCAATGATATTAAAGATATTGAAAGCGGACGAAAAATTATTTCCAGATCAGTCGAGCTGAAAAAATACAAACCGATGAATCGAAAGAATTGGGACAATGCATATTTAAATGTGAAGAAAATTATTAATAATTATTAGTAATTATTTTTACATTTAAAAATTTTAATCTACTATTGCAAAAATGAATAAAATGATATATCTTACACGTGTAAGTAAAACTATTTTATCAAATGTCTATATAATTTAATCAAACATAAATGACAGTTAAACAATCAGATATTGCTGATAAACTAGGAATCTCAAGAGTTACGGTAACAAAGGCGCTGCAGGACAGCCCCGACATTTCTTCCGAAATGAAATCAAAGGTACGAAAAATTGCGGAAGAAATGGATTACATCCCGAATTTAACGGCAAGACATTTAACAGAAAAGAAAACAAGAACTATTGGCGTAATTATTCCCGATATAACCAATATGTATTTTGCGTCCATTGTGCGCGGCATGATGGAAATAGCCGAAAAAGAATCTTACCATATTATTCTAACTGCTTCAAGAGAAGACAGCTTAACCGAAAGAAACAATATTATAAAATTACTTTCAATGAATGTTGATGGAATGCTTGTTTGCCAAACTTTGGAAACTGTTGAACCCGATGTTTTTGAGAAAATTCAAAAAAGAAGAAAACCTTTGGTTTTTTTCGGAAGGCCTGTTGGTTTTGACGGATACAACTCAATTGGTTTTAATGATTTTCTGGCAGCTCAAAAAATCACCGAATACGTTATTGAAAAAGGTTATAAAAAGATCGCTCATATTTCCGGTGATATTAAAAGTGACGGAGGCTATAGATTAGAGGGCTTCATCCAAACAATGAAAAAATATAATTTATCGATAAACGAAAAATGGATTGTTTTCGGTAAATTTTTTCCCGAATATGGATATAACGGTTTTAAGCAAATTTATGAATCGGGCGATTTGCCGGAAGTGATTTTTTGTGGAAACGGAATGATAGCACAAGGTTTATATGAGGCAATAAGAGAAAAAAATCTCAGAATTCCCGAAGATATTGGCGTTGTGGCTGTTGATCATAAAAAATTTGCCGAAATGCTGTATCCCAAATTGACATATGTTGATTACCCTACACGAATATTAGGAAATGAAGCAATGAAACTTCTTATAAAAAAAATGGCTTCAACAAATAAAAAATGCAAAGTGGAAAATATTATACTTGACTCATATTTAATTGAAAATCAATCAATTCGTTAAGCGGAAATTAACATTTATGGAAAAAATTCTAGAAGTAAATAAAACGGATGACAAACCGAAAGTTGTGCCTAAAAAATACCTCGTTCCGTTTATTCTTGTCACTTCTTTATTTGCTTTGTGGGGGTTTGCGAACGATATTACAAATCCAATGGTCGCAGCTTTTCAAACCGTTATGGAAATTTCCGCAGCAAGAGCGGCGCTAATTCAATTCGCGTTTTACGGCGGATATGCAACTATGGCAATTCCCGCGGCATTATTCATTCAAAAATACAGCTATAAAAGTTCAATTCTTCTGGGATTATTTTTATACGCCGTTGGAGCGCTGTTATTTTATCCCGCTGCAAAATATGAAATTTTTGAATTTTTTCTCGTTTCTCTTTATATTTTAACTTTTGGACTCGCATTTTTAGAAACGACGGCAAACCCTTATATTCTTTCTATGGGTGATGAAAAAACGGCTACACGCAGGTTGAATTTTGCTCAGTCGTTTAATCCTGTAGGTTCATTATTGGGTATGTTTGTCGCGTCAAATTTTATACTTACATCGCTTCAGTCTGATAAAAGAGACGCAAATGGAGATTTAATATTCTATTCACTCACCAGCAGTGAAAAAGCCGCTATTAGGACAAATGATTTGGCGATTATCCGCGATCCGTATGTATTTTTAGGATTAGTTGTTATTGTTGTTATGGTAATTATATTTATGTATAAAATGCCCATCACTAAGACAAACGACGGCATTCATCCTATGGTTTCTTTTAGAAGACTCATAAAAAATCCAAAATATAGAGAAGGAGTAATTGCTCAGATTTTTTATGTGGCAGCACAAATAATGTGTTGGACATTTATAATTCAATACGCGGAAAATCTTGGCATTACAAAAGCTCAAGCTCAAAATTATAATATTGTTGCGATGTCTATTTTTCTTCTAAGCCGATTTGTAAGTACTTATCTGATGAAATATCTTAATTCAAGACTATTGTTATTTTTCTTTGCAATTGGTGGAATTCTTACGGCACTTGGGACAATTTTTATTGTTGGAATGGTTGGGTTATATTGCTTAATTGCTACTTCAGCATTTATGTCATTAATGTTCCCTACAATTTACGGCATTGCTTTGGAAGGATTAAAAGAAGATACAACTTTAGGTGCAGCCGGTTTGGTAATGGCAATTGTAGGCGGTGCGCTTATGCCGCCACTGCAAGGTTCAATAATAGATTTGGGAATGGTCGGCAGTTTACCCGCAGTCAATTTTTCATTTATATTGCCGCTTATTAGTTTTGTTGTTATTTCAATTTATGGCTATAGAACTTTAAAAATTCATAAGTTAATTTAATTTTAATATATTAAGTTCCAACGTAAATAAACTATTAATAAAAGACTCAATAAATTGAGGTTAAAATGTTAAAAGTTAGAAATAAGGTAATAAATACAATCATTTTTTTGCTTACAGCTTTTAGTATAATAAATGCGCAAAATTCAAGTTTGCGCGGGGTAGTGGTAGATAGTCAAACTAAAGATCCTTTACCTGGAGCGAACGTAATTTTAGTTGGTACCAGCATTGGCTCCGCTACAGATATAGAAGGAAAATTTTTAATTAGAAATATTTCGAGCGGACAGTATAAACTTAAAGCTACTTATGTAGGATATGACGCAAAAGAAATGAGCGTTAATTTGGTTGCCGGCAAAACAATAGAAATAGAATTTGAATTAAAAGCCGTAAGCGTTGAAGGTGAAACAGTAGTAGTAACCGCACAAGCAAGCGGACAAAAAGAAGCGATTAACCAGCAATTGTCATCA
The sequence above is drawn from the Ignavibacteriota bacterium genome and encodes:
- a CDS encoding LacI family DNA-binding transcriptional regulator, which encodes MTVKQSDIADKLGISRVTVTKALQDSPDISSEMKSKVRKIAEEMDYIPNLTARHLTEKKTRTIGVIIPDITNMYFASIVRGMMEIAEKESYHIILTASREDSLTERNNIIKLLSMNVDGMLVCQTLETVEPDVFEKIQKRRKPLVFFGRPVGFDGYNSIGFNDFLAAQKITEYVIEKGYKKIAHISGDIKSDGGYRLEGFIQTMKKYNLSINEKWIVFGKFFPEYGYNGFKQIYESGDLPEVIFCGNGMIAQGLYEAIREKNLRIPEDIGVVAVDHKKFAEMLYPKLTYVDYPTRILGNEAMKLLIKKMASTNKKCKVENIILDSYLIENQSIR
- the fucP gene encoding L-fucose:H+ symporter permease, yielding MEKILEVNKTDDKPKVVPKKYLVPFILVTSLFALWGFANDITNPMVAAFQTVMEISAARAALIQFAFYGGYATMAIPAALFIQKYSYKSSILLGLFLYAVGALLFYPAAKYEIFEFFLVSLYILTFGLAFLETTANPYILSMGDEKTATRRLNFAQSFNPVGSLLGMFVASNFILTSLQSDKRDANGDLIFYSLTSSEKAAIRTNDLAIIRDPYVFLGLVVIVVMVIIFMYKMPITKTNDGIHPMVSFRRLIKNPKYREGVIAQIFYVAAQIMCWTFIIQYAENLGITKAQAQNYNIVAMSIFLLSRFVSTYLMKYLNSRLLLFFFAIGGILTALGTIFIVGMVGLYCLIATSAFMSLMFPTIYGIALEGLKEDTTLGAAGLVMAIVGGALMPPLQGSIIDLGMVGSLPAVNFSFILPLISFVVISIYGYRTLKIHKLI